A genomic segment from Candidatus Pacearchaeota archaeon encodes:
- a CDS encoding aminopeptidase, with the protein MPTDLRARELAKLAVKLCTKVKKGENVIISGSSESEPFIIELYKQVILAGAHPIIRMIPNNISDFFYKYANEEQLKNFPKYWFDTVKSAQVYIGIYTDLNTRELTSVNSERISIRKKILNPISDYIVNNRDKIRRLTIAYPCLAHAIEAEMSLTEWENFVYSSCLQNWPVLIRKMKKIRKLFKEGSFVHLIGPNLDLKFRVHGEKAVCDTNTFENMPAGEIFMAPFKESLNGWVKFDYPAIEAGKEVSGIYLEFKEGKVVNARAEKNQNHLYSLLNIDENAKYVGEFGIGCNPKINKFTKNLLFDEKIEGTIHLALGMSYKENGSYNNSALHWDLVKDMKNGKIIVDNKVIQSKGIWRI; encoded by the coding sequence ATGCCAACTGATTTAAGAGCGAGAGAATTAGCAAAATTAGCAGTAAAATTATGTACAAAAGTCAAAAAAGGAGAAAATGTAATTATATCAGGTTCAAGTGAATCAGAGCCTTTCATAATAGAACTTTATAAACAAGTTATTCTTGCAGGAGCTCATCCAATAATAAGAATGATTCCAAATAATATATCAGATTTCTTTTATAAATATGCTAATGAAGAACAATTAAAAAATTTTCCTAAATATTGGTTTGATACAGTTAAATCAGCACAAGTTTATATTGGAATCTATACAGATTTGAATACAAGAGAATTAACCTCTGTAAATTCAGAAAGAATCTCTATAAGAAAAAAAATATTAAATCCAATTTCTGATTATATAGTAAACAATAGAGACAAAATAAGAAGATTAACTATAGCTTATCCTTGTTTGGCTCATGCAATAGAAGCTGAAATGTCTTTAACAGAATGGGAAAATTTTGTATACTCTTCTTGTTTGCAAAACTGGCCTGTTTTAATAAGAAAGATGAAAAAAATAAGAAAATTATTCAAAGAAGGTTCTTTTGTTCATTTAATTGGCCCTAATTTAGATTTAAAATTCAGGGTTCATGGAGAAAAAGCAGTATGTGATACAAATACTTTTGAAAATATGCCTGCTGGAGAAATTTTTATGGCACCATTTAAAGAAAGTTTAAATGGATGGGTAAAATTTGACTATCCTGCAATAGAAGCTGGAAAAGAAGTTTCTGGTATTTATTTAGAATTCAAAGAAGGAAAAGTTGTAAATGCAAGAGCAGAAAAAAATCAAAATCATCTTTATTCTTTATTAAATATAGATGAAAATGCAAAATATGTAGGAGAATTTGGAATTGGATGTAATCCAAAAATAAATAAGTTTACTAAAAATTTATTATTTGACGAAAAAATTGAAGGAACAATACATCTTGCTTTAGGAATGTCTTATAAAGAAAATGGTTCATATAATAATTCTGCCTTACACTGGGATCTTGTAAAAGATATGAAAAATGGAAAGATAATTGTTGATAATAAAGTTATTCAAAGTAAAGGGATTTGGAGAATATAG